Proteins encoded together in one Pseudomonas arsenicoxydans window:
- a CDS encoding glucokinase, producing MKLALVGDIGGTNARFALWKNQQLESIQVLATADYASPEEAIGVYLSGLGLKAGDIGSVCLSVAGPVSGDEFKFTNNHWRLSRKGFCKTLQVDQLLLINDFSAMALGMTRLQPGEFRVVCEGTPEPLRPAVVIGPGTGLGVGTLLDLGEGRFAALPGEGGHVDLPLSSPRETQLWQHIFNEIGHVSAETALSGSGLPRVYRAICAVDGHTPVLETPEAITAAGLAGDPVALEVLEQFCCWLGRVAGNNVLTTGARGGVYIVGGVIPRFADFFVESGFARCFADKGCMSDYFKGIPVWLVTAPYSGLVGAGVALDQA from the coding sequence TTGAAACTGGCTTTGGTCGGTGACATCGGTGGGACCAACGCACGTTTCGCGTTGTGGAAAAACCAGCAACTGGAATCGATCCAGGTGCTGGCGACGGCAGATTACGCCAGCCCTGAGGAAGCCATTGGTGTCTACCTCAGTGGCTTGGGGCTTAAGGCGGGCGACATTGGTTCGGTGTGCCTGTCGGTCGCCGGTCCGGTGAGCGGTGATGAATTCAAGTTCACCAACAATCACTGGCGCCTGAGCCGCAAGGGTTTCTGCAAGACTTTGCAGGTCGATCAACTGCTGCTGATCAACGATTTCTCGGCGATGGCCCTGGGCATGACCCGTTTACAGCCCGGCGAGTTTCGCGTGGTGTGCGAAGGCACGCCGGAACCGTTGCGTCCCGCTGTGGTGATCGGGCCGGGCACGGGGCTGGGTGTCGGCACCTTGCTCGACCTTGGCGAAGGTCGCTTTGCGGCATTGCCGGGCGAGGGCGGTCACGTTGATTTGCCCCTGAGCAGCCCGCGGGAAACTCAGCTGTGGCAGCACATCTTCAATGAGATCGGTCATGTCAGCGCGGAAACCGCGTTGAGCGGCAGCGGCTTGCCACGGGTTTACCGGGCGATCTGTGCGGTGGACGGTCATACGCCGGTGCTCGAAACACCGGAAGCGATCACCGCTGCCGGGTTGGCAGGCGATCCGGTGGCACTGGAAGTGCTGGAGCAATTCTGCTGCTGGCTCGGTCGCGTGGCCGGTAACAACGTGTTGACCACGGGCGCGCGCGGCGGTGTGTACATCGTCGGTGGGGTGATTCCACGGTTTGCCGATTTCTTTGTCGAAAGCGGTTTCGCCCGGTGCTTCGCCGACAAGGGTTGCATGAGCGATTACTTCAAAGGCATTCCGGTGTGGCTGGTGACGGCGCCGTATTCCGGCCTTGTCGGTGCGGGTGTCGCGCTCGACCAGGCCTGA